A single Triticum dicoccoides isolate Atlit2015 ecotype Zavitan chromosome 2A, WEW_v2.0, whole genome shotgun sequence DNA region contains:
- the LOC119358649 gene encoding UDP-glucose flavonoid 3-O-glucosyltransferase 7-like has translation MASSTTSSGSKTLRVLLLPHFATGHIHPFTELAVSLAASSPPNAAVEAIIAVTPANVPIVQSLLERHSAAAVKIVTYPFPTVEGLPKGVENLGKAATQADSMRINIAASSEPLMRPAHETLVRAHSPDAIFTDMLFTWSVDIADKLDMPCVAFHVTGAFTMLAMRHLMMEDTAINGEDMVTAPPFPTPQIRIPRTELPDLSIFRYVFGKVHSMQAACFGLAVNTFSGLEQQYCDMYMCQGYVQRSYFVGPQLQSSHSPTDAAADSKSQYIRWLDTKSDHSVAYVSFGSCALVSEAQLDQLALGLEASGKSFLWVVRAAEKWTPPKGWEKRVEDRGLIITSWAPQTSILAHPAVGVFLTHCGWNSVLEAVAAGVPMLTWPKVHDQFVNERLIADVLGIGDRLWPHGAGLRREDYEKHEVIPADDVARALLTFMHPGGPGDVMRTRVMDLASKSHAAIAGGSSHQDLHRLVNDLMAAKGGRS, from the coding sequence ATGGCTTCTTCTACCACTAGCAGCGGCAGCAAGACTCTGCGTGTCCTGCTCTTGCCCCACTTTGCGACTGGCCACATCCACCCCTTCACCGAGCTTGCCGTTAGCCTCGCCGCGTCTAGCCCGCCAAACGCCGCCGTAGAAGCCATCATCGCAGTCACGCCGGCGAACGTTCCAATCGTCCAGTCCTTGCTGGAGCGCCATAGCGCAGCAGCTGTCAAGATAGTTACCTATCCGTTCCCAACGGTGGAGGGCCTGCCCAAGGGTGTCGAGAACCTTGGGAAGGCGGCCACTCAGGCGGACTCTATGCGCATCAACATCGCCGCCTCGAGCGAACCCCTGATGCGCCCCGCGCACGAGACGCTCGTCCGGGCGCACTCTCCAGACGCCATCTTCACCGACATGCTCTTCACCTGGAGCGTCGACATCGCCGACAAGCTTGACATGCCATGTGTCGCGTTCCATGTCACTGGCGCCTTCACGATGCTCGCCATGCGCCACCTCATGATGGAGGACACCGCGATCAACGGAGAGGACATGGTGACGGCCCCTCCGTTTCCGACCCCTCAAATACGGATCCCGAGGACCGAGCTCCCCGACTTATCGATATTTCGATATGTCTTCGGCAAGGTTCATTCCATGCAAGCTGCCTGCTTCGGCCTCGCCGTCAACACATTCTCAGGCCTGGAACAGCAGTACTGCGACATGTACATGTGCCAAGGGTACGTGCAGCGCTCCTACTTTGTAGGGCCACAACTGCAATCCTCTCACAGCCCCACGGATGCTGCTGCTGACTCAAAGTCACAGTACATCCGTTGGCTTGACACAAAGTCGGACCATTCGGTCGCGTACGTGTCCTTTGGCTCGTGCGCCCTCGTGTCGGAAGCTCAGCTGGACCAACTTGCTCTTGGGTTGGAGGCTTCGGGGAAGTCGTTTTTGTGGGTGGTCAGGGCGGCCGAGAAGTGGACTCCACCCAAAGGGTGGGAGAAGCGTGTCGAGGACCGGGGGCTCATCATCACATCCTGGGCTCCACAAACTTCCATACTTGCGCACCCCGCAGTGGGCGTGTTTCTGACGCACTGTGGGTGGAACTCCGTCCTAGAGGCGGTGGCCGCCGGCGTGCCTATGCTCACATGGCCAAAGGTGCACGACCAGTTCGTCAACGAGAGGCTAATCGCAGATGTGCTAGGTATCGGGGACCGACTGTGGCCGCATGGCGCTGGCTTACGGCGCGAGGATTACGAGAAACATGAGGTGATCCCGGCCGACGATGTGGCCCGGGCATTGCTCACATTCATGCATCCTGGAGGACCTGGGGACGTTATGAGGACCAGGGTAATGGACCTCGCCTCAAAGTCTCATGCCGCCATCGCAGGAGGCTCCTCGCACCAAGATTTGCACCGCCTCGTCAACGATCTCATGGCAGCAAAGGGGGGACGGAGCTAG